Proteins encoded by one window of Arachis ipaensis cultivar K30076 chromosome B04, Araip1.1, whole genome shotgun sequence:
- the LOC110271421 gene encoding uncharacterized protein LOC110271421, producing the protein MEAYNRTYQFHINTVPSQEYWADAEGLPCLPPPYKRPIERPTKKRARHESERQSGSQYKIKRSYGKTSCKYCKKVGHNSRTCPDKKTPAAAGQPTRGGIMPPRGLEDMSDSEQEMFWEKTMDAVEEELTQGHPQSEVDEEVAHFSITVVYT; encoded by the exons ATGGAAGCATACAATAGAACATACCAATTTCACATCAACACTGTCCCTAGTCAAGAATATTGGGCTGATGCAGAAGGTCTGCCGTGTCTCCCTCCACCTTATAAGAGGCCAATAGAAAGACCTACAAAGAAGAGAGCAAGACATGAATCAGAGAGACAGAGTGGGAGCCAGTACAAAATCAAGAGGAGCTATGGAAAGACAAGTTGTAAATATTGCAAAAAG GTGGGACATAATTCGAGGACATGTCCTGATAAGAAGACTCCTGCTGCAGCAGGTCAGCCGACAAGAGGAGGAATTATGCCACCCAGGGGCTTAGAAGACATGTCAGACTCAGAGCAGGAGATGTTCTGGGAAAAAACCATGGATGCAGTTGAAGAGGAGCTCACCCAAGGCCACCCACAGTCTGAAGTTGATGAAGAGGTAGCTCATTTCTCAATAACTGTTGTTTACACTTAA
- the LOC107638833 gene encoding probable galacturonosyltransferase 4: MKAMEQTLLKGKQAQDDCAAVVKKLRAMIHSTVEQLHAHKKQTLFLTQLTAKTLPKGPHCLPLRLTTEYYSLNSSQQQFPSQEKLEDPRLYHYAIFSDNILAAAVVVNSTAVNAKDTSKHVFHIVTERLNYVAMRMWFLANPPGNATIQVQNIEDFTWLNASYSPVLRQLGSPSMIDYYFKTHPATSDSNLMFRNPKYLSILNHLRFYLPEIFPKLNKVLFLDDDIVVKKDLTGLWSVDLKGNVNGAVETCGESFHRFDRYLNFSHPLIAKNFDPRACGWAYGMNIFDLVEWKRQNITEVYHNWQNLNHDRQLWKLGTLPPGLVTFWKQTFPLNRSWHVLGLGYNPNVNQRDIDRAAVIHYNGNLKPWLEISIPKFRSHWTKYVDYACVFARMQHQPIEMCLLGTLNH; encoded by the exons ATGAAGGCGATGGAACAAACTTTGTTGAAAGGGAAGCAAGCTCAAGATGATTGTGCTGCTGTTGTGAAGAAGCTTCGGGCTATGATCCACTCAACAGTGGAGCAGCTCCATGCACACAAGAAGCAGACTTTGTTCTTAACACAATTAACAGCAAAAACATTGCCAAAAGGTCCTCATTGTCTTCCACTGCGCCTTACAACTGAGTATTATAGCTTGAATTCTTCTCAGCAACAGTTCCCCAGTCAAGAGAAGTTAGAAGACCCTCGACTATACCATTATGCAATATTCTCAGACAACATATTGGCTGCGGCTGTTGTTGTGAATTCAACTGCTGTTAATGCTAAG GACACCTCAAAGCATGTTTTTCACATTGTTACTGAGAGACTCAATTATGTGGCAATGAGGATGTGGTTTTTGGCAAATCCACCCGGCAATGCAACCATTCAGGTTCAGAACATTGAAGATTTTACTTGGTTGAACGCAAGTTATAGTCCTGTTCTTAGGCAGTTGGGCTCTCCATCCATGATTGATTATTACTTCAAGACTCATCCAGCAACTTCTGATTCAAACCTGATGTTTAGAAATCCAAAATATTTATCTATCTTGAATCATCTCCGTTTCTACCTTCCTGAGATCTTTCCAAAGCTCAACAAGGTGCTGTTCTTGGATGATGATATAGTTGTGAAGAAGGATCTGACTGGTCTTTGGTCAGTTGATCTGAAAGGCAATGTAAATGGTGCTGTAGAAACTTGTGGAGAAAGTTTTCATCGATTTGATCGTTATCTTAACTTCTCCCATCCTCTTATCGCAAAGAATTTTGACCCACGTGCCTGTGGATGGGCATATGGTATGAATATATTTGATTTAGTCGAATGGAAGAGGCAAAACATCACAGAGGTGTACCACAACTGGCAGAATCTG AATCATGATAGACAGTTGTGGAAGTTAGGAACACTGCCACCGGGTCTCGTAACATTCTGGAAACAAACTTTCCCACTGAACCGATCTTGGCATGTCCTGGGTCTCGGCTACAACCCCAATGTCAACCAAAGAGATATTGATCGCGCTGCCGTTATCCACTACAATGGCAACTTGAAGCCATGGCTTGAGATAAGTATTCCCAAGTTCCGAAGTCATTGGACAAAGTATGTCGATTATGCATGTGTATTTGCGAGAATGCAACATCAACCCATAGAGATGTGTCTTCTTGGTACATTAAACCACTGA